From the genome of Flavobacterium ovatum, one region includes:
- a CDS encoding RagB/SusD family nutrient uptake outer membrane protein, which translates to MMNKTYYVVTILILFGFNSCQDVLDVAPEGQHSLDEIFSDENTTGAYLNSCYDSMNKHGFEYSKGGSRSGPPITMADNCYFYDSWGNTQYDGFTNTWGISPVWSDSQFIGHTLWDLNNRNIRRCNIFLARMADPKTVVPDEQTRLQWTAEVKVLRVYYYEELIKNYGPLPIISEVKSASYDGADLDRSMSYHDCAQWIFKQIDEAVKEPNLPWRFNNSNDKSRMTKGIAYAIKSRVAVFMSSPLFNNGQNYWSEAETITKDCLNQLLSHNYELYKTVSDPALYGTNAYRELFCKKVDYSDNPTNKENIYESRTEIDTYNYMQWLYGTPINSDKRSGLNPTQELVDSYPMADGSYVLDLENPYSDEKHLQPNFNTTSSYDEQNPYVNRDPRFYATVRYNGSQTINSKKVMTDLWTFYSGNCGINPSDKKRTKTGYYDNKYRPEDLRRGKWTLKASFPIYRLAELYLNYAEAAIESNHLDDALILGLNPIRDRVYMPHITYTSQNDLRLKYRNERRIEMVYEERRYEDIRRWHNPGEEVSEFRWTTGMWIDYNGTVNGKGMPTKTPEINDFTYKRVICGDGWDYTNNTWTGTGRERMIYDSKYLLSPILQPEAIRLESVTGKKWQNPGWE; encoded by the coding sequence ATGATGAACAAAACATATTATGTCGTTACCATATTAATACTTTTTGGCTTTAACAGCTGTCAAGATGTTTTAGATGTAGCGCCTGAAGGACAACATTCACTTGATGAGATTTTCTCTGATGAAAACACTACTGGTGCATATCTCAATTCATGTTACGATTCAATGAATAAACACGGTTTTGAGTATAGTAAAGGTGGAAGTAGAAGCGGCCCACCTATTACAATGGCTGATAATTGTTATTTTTATGATAGTTGGGGAAATACTCAATATGATGGTTTTACAAATACTTGGGGTATAAGCCCAGTTTGGTCAGATAGTCAGTTTATAGGACATACGTTATGGGACTTGAATAATCGCAATATTCGTCGTTGTAATATCTTTTTGGCCCGTATGGCTGATCCAAAGACCGTAGTTCCTGATGAGCAGACACGCTTGCAATGGACAGCAGAAGTAAAAGTTCTGCGTGTATATTATTATGAAGAGTTGATTAAAAATTACGGACCTCTTCCAATAATAAGTGAAGTGAAATCCGCTAGTTATGACGGAGCAGATCTTGATCGTTCAATGAGTTACCATGATTGTGCCCAATGGATTTTTAAGCAAATAGATGAAGCGGTTAAAGAACCTAATTTACCTTGGCGTTTTAATAATTCTAATGATAAAAGTAGAATGACAAAGGGAATTGCCTATGCTATAAAATCAAGAGTTGCTGTTTTTATGAGTAGCCCCTTGTTCAACAATGGTCAAAATTATTGGTCAGAAGCAGAAACGATAACAAAAGATTGCTTAAATCAATTACTTAGCCATAATTATGAGTTGTACAAAACGGTAAGTGACCCTGCTCTTTATGGGACAAATGCTTATCGTGAATTATTTTGTAAAAAGGTTGATTATAGTGATAATCCTACCAATAAGGAGAATATTTATGAAAGTAGGACTGAAATCGATACTTATAATTACATGCAGTGGTTATATGGTACACCCATTAATAGTGATAAACGTTCAGGATTAAACCCAACGCAGGAGTTAGTTGATAGTTATCCTATGGCTGATGGTTCTTATGTTTTGGATCTAGAAAACCCTTATTCAGATGAGAAACATTTGCAACCCAATTTCAACACTACTTCTTCCTATGATGAACAGAACCCCTACGTAAACAGAGATCCACGGTTCTACGCTACGGTTCGTTATAATGGTAGTCAAACTATAAATTCTAAGAAAGTTATGACCGATTTATGGACTTTTTATAGCGGTAATTGTGGTATTAATCCAAGCGATAAAAAACGAACTAAAACAGGTTATTATGATAATAAATATCGTCCTGAAGATCTAAGGAGAGGTAAATGGACTTTGAAGGCTTCCTTCCCAATTTATCGTTTAGCGGAATTGTATTTGAATTATGCTGAAGCTGCTATAGAATCCAATCATTTAGATGATGCTCTTATACTTGGACTTAACCCTATTCGTGATCGTGTGTATATGCCACACATTACATATACTAGTCAAAATGATTTACGCTTAAAGTATAGAAATGAACGTCGTATAGAAATGGTTTATGAAGAAAGGCGTTATGAAGATATTCGCCGTTGGCATAATCCGGGTGAAGAAGTTTCTGAATTTCGCTGGACTACTGGTATGTGGATAGATTATAACGGTACTGTAAATGGAAAAGGGATGCCTACCAAAACTCCAGAGATAAATGATTTTACCTATAAACGTGTTATTTGTGGTGACGGTTGGGATTATACTAACAATACATGGACAGGGACAGGGAGAGAACGTATGATTTATGATTCCAAGTATCTATTAAGTCCTATTCTTCAACCGGAAGCTATTCGTTTAGAATCGGTTACTGGTAAAAAGTGGCAAAACCCAGGATGGGAGTAA
- a CDS encoding TonB-dependent receptor produces the protein MNKTFSRSKKRPKMTLTKVSLIIMRTFVLFIASGLTSVYANSPYAHKKLDINVQNLTIEELFKEIQNKSEYIFLYKDGVLDDHHKVSLNLKGTQLEDILNKSFSNTVLDYTITDRQVVIKKKKIKVAEKNVDQNFLVSGVINDENGQSIPGATVLEKGTTNAVQTDFNGKFSLKVRSEKAVLVISYIGFATQEIRVNYRTTISVNLKETVSSLDEVVVVGYGTQRKVSVTGAISSVGTDILKRSPAPNLVGALTGRLPGLTVMQSSGQPGKEDFDIYLRGASTLNGKSPLILVDGVPRDNITMLDPNEIMDVSILKDASATAVFGVRGANGVILITTRMGTVGEPQLSFSASFGRQDFSTDYKKYNSWEQAALVNQSYKNDGLALPYSQRQIDNYKNQVSDYYPNTDWFAVYFKQFAPQSRYNANLSGGTERVKYFINLGFTQQGSVVKIEDKDVLGYDASFRLNRYNFRSNLDIKANDWIKVGIKLAGYINKVNEPNSFNNTYGSAYNYFGRVFNQQSTTPGPFVTDQMVQDYGLVPNTLMGGQESLYGEINNQGFHRSDQSTLNATTSLDFDLGWMVKGLSSNVQVSFDTDNQTEVFGKMGNGFNAGYNLYTYGNNEEVDPITGEGHDIITFIQASDFGNHKINTNKSYAFSYKLNAQWRINYKRIFAKKHHVGFMALMQRDNKEIKSGSSMFLLPYNVIGLASRASYAYEDRYMAEFNIGYNGSEQFAKGRRFGVFPAGSVGWMVTNEKFMKNFNFLSKLKFRASYGKVGSDNIGGKRFLYMDMNQIAGNGQNNNIGNGNTVNESQIGNLDLTWEIAYKQNYGVDLGFFKNKLTLGLDYYKERRENILIGRNSVSTIIGVPTAIMPKVNMGRVDNHGYEIELGYKNRLNKDLYISAKTSFSYNKNTVIESDELDKGSTFAYGYNQEGFSIGQNFGYNIDWNSPGKGYFLSQSEIDSYAQYNGVQPRVGDFVYKDIAGAVDANGNTIADGIIDSKDVSPIGKPSLPRYNYSLSLNVNYKNFDISALFQGIGNSYNYYDGYGINQAQTLSFQKVHEHAFNPDMVETNADGQLYYAGGAITYPALSTKNNNSSVSRNDFFIANRRFIRLKNFQIGYTLPKKWSKSIGMQEFRFYASGLNLLTWSKLPFDQVDPEQRSASSVMPIQRTISVGANIRF, from the coding sequence ATGAATAAAACCTTTAGTCGTTCCAAAAAACGACCAAAAATGACGTTGACCAAAGTTTCTTTAATAATTATGAGAACTTTTGTTTTATTTATAGCAAGTGGTTTAACCTCAGTTTATGCCAATTCTCCGTATGCTCATAAAAAACTGGATATTAATGTTCAAAATCTAACCATTGAAGAGTTATTTAAAGAAATTCAGAATAAAAGTGAATATATCTTTTTATATAAAGATGGAGTTCTAGATGATCACCACAAGGTTTCATTGAATCTAAAAGGAACACAACTCGAAGATATTTTAAATAAATCATTTTCAAATACAGTTTTAGATTACACCATTACAGATAGACAAGTCGTCATTAAAAAGAAGAAGATTAAAGTCGCAGAAAAGAATGTGGATCAGAATTTTTTAGTAAGTGGTGTTATTAATGATGAAAATGGGCAATCAATTCCTGGTGCTACAGTGCTAGAAAAAGGAACGACCAATGCAGTACAGACTGATTTTAACGGAAAGTTCTCTTTGAAAGTTAGGTCTGAAAAGGCTGTTTTAGTTATTTCCTATATTGGTTTTGCTACTCAAGAAATTAGAGTTAATTATCGCACAACAATTTCAGTAAATTTAAAGGAAACCGTCTCAAGTTTAGACGAGGTGGTAGTTGTAGGTTACGGTACGCAACGCAAAGTTAGCGTAACTGGAGCTATTTCCTCTGTTGGAACAGATATCCTAAAACGAAGTCCAGCCCCTAACTTGGTCGGTGCTTTGACTGGTCGTCTCCCCGGTTTAACTGTTATGCAATCTAGTGGCCAACCAGGTAAAGAGGATTTTGATATATATCTACGCGGCGCCAGTACGTTAAATGGTAAATCACCTTTAATATTAGTTGATGGCGTACCTCGTGACAATATCACAATGCTTGATCCTAATGAGATTATGGATGTGTCTATTTTAAAAGATGCCTCTGCAACAGCGGTCTTTGGTGTACGTGGGGCCAACGGTGTGATTTTGATTACAACGCGTATGGGTACCGTAGGAGAACCGCAGTTAAGTTTTTCTGCTTCATTTGGTAGGCAAGATTTCTCTACAGACTATAAAAAATATAATTCTTGGGAACAAGCAGCCTTGGTAAATCAATCTTATAAGAATGATGGATTGGCTTTACCTTATTCTCAAAGACAAATTGATAATTACAAAAATCAAGTAAGTGATTATTATCCTAATACAGACTGGTTTGCTGTGTACTTTAAACAATTTGCACCCCAGAGTAGATACAACGCCAATCTTTCTGGTGGTACGGAACGTGTGAAGTATTTTATAAATTTGGGTTTTACACAACAGGGTAGTGTAGTAAAAATAGAGGACAAGGATGTTTTGGGTTATGATGCTTCTTTCCGCTTAAATCGTTACAACTTCCGTTCTAACTTGGATATTAAGGCCAATGATTGGATTAAGGTAGGTATTAAATTAGCAGGATATATCAATAAGGTAAATGAACCTAATAGTTTTAATAACACATATGGTAGTGCCTATAATTATTTTGGACGAGTATTTAACCAACAATCAACTACACCTGGTCCTTTTGTTACCGATCAAATGGTACAAGATTATGGTTTAGTACCTAATACTTTAATGGGCGGCCAAGAAAGTCTTTATGGTGAGATTAACAATCAAGGTTTTCATCGTAGTGATCAAAGTACTTTAAACGCTACAACTTCCTTGGATTTTGATTTAGGTTGGATGGTAAAAGGACTGTCTTCTAATGTACAAGTGTCATTTGATACGGATAATCAAACCGAAGTTTTTGGTAAAATGGGTAATGGTTTTAATGCAGGTTACAACTTATATACGTATGGAAATAATGAAGAGGTTGATCCTATTACTGGAGAAGGGCATGATATTATAACTTTTATACAGGCTTCAGACTTTGGTAACCATAAAATTAACACCAATAAAAGTTATGCTTTTTCTTATAAACTAAATGCGCAATGGCGTATTAATTACAAACGCATTTTTGCAAAGAAACACCATGTTGGTTTCATGGCTTTGATGCAACGTGATAATAAGGAGATTAAGAGTGGCTCAAGTATGTTCTTATTACCTTATAATGTTATTGGTTTGGCCAGTCGAGCCAGTTATGCTTACGAAGACAGGTATATGGCTGAATTTAATATTGGATATAATGGTTCTGAGCAGTTTGCAAAAGGTAGACGTTTTGGCGTTTTTCCTGCGGGCTCTGTTGGATGGATGGTGACAAATGAAAAATTCATGAAAAATTTTAATTTTCTTTCAAAATTGAAATTTCGTGCTTCTTATGGTAAAGTTGGTAGTGATAATATTGGGGGCAAACGTTTCTTATATATGGATATGAATCAAATTGCGGGTAATGGGCAAAATAATAATATAGGAAATGGCAACACAGTGAACGAGTCACAGATTGGTAATCTTGATTTAACTTGGGAAATAGCCTATAAGCAGAATTATGGTGTTGATCTAGGTTTCTTTAAAAATAAATTGACCTTGGGTTTAGATTACTACAAAGAGAGACGGGAGAACATCCTGATTGGAAGAAATTCGGTATCTACGATTATAGGTGTTCCCACAGCTATTATGCCAAAAGTAAACATGGGACGTGTTGATAACCATGGATATGAAATTGAATTAGGGTACAAGAATAGGTTGAATAAAGATTTATACATCTCTGCAAAAACATCTTTCAGTTACAACAAGAATACAGTAATTGAAAGCGATGAATTAGATAAAGGATCTACGTTTGCTTATGGTTATAATCAAGAGGGTTTCTCAATAGGTCAAAACTTTGGTTATAATATTGATTGGAACTCACCGGGTAAAGGTTATTTCCTTTCTCAATCTGAGATAGACAGTTATGCTCAATACAATGGTGTTCAGCCTCGTGTCGGTGACTTTGTTTATAAAGATATCGCTGGTGCAGTTGATGCAAACGGGAATACTATTGCAGACGGTATAATAGATAGTAAAGATGTTTCTCCAATCGGTAAACCAAGTCTACCGCGTTACAATTACAGTTTATCGCTCAATGTAAATTATAAAAACTTTGATATTAGTGCATTATTTCAGGGTATAGGTAATAGTTATAATTATTATGATGGTTATGGTATCAACCAAGCTCAAACATTATCATTCCAAAAAGTACACGAACATGCTTTTAATCCTGATATGGTAGAAACTAACGCTGATGGTCAATTGTACTATGCAGGTGGTGCTATTACTTATCCGGCATTATCTACTAAAAATAATAACAGTAGTGTATCAAGAAATGATTTTTTTATAGCTAACCGTAGATTCATCCGTTTAAAGAACTTTCAAATAGGCTACACTCTTCCAAAGAAATGGAGTAAATCAATCGGCATGCAAGAATTCAGGTTCTATGCTAGTGGATTAAATTTACTGACATGGAGTAAATTACCTTTCGACCAAGTTGATCCAGAGCAACGTAGTGCAAGTTCTGTAATGCCCATTCAACGTACAATAAGTGTTGGCGCTAATATTAGATTTTAA
- a CDS encoding helix-turn-helix domain-containing protein, whose translation MLSDEKKLILCENIIKTELFQKAPKSSALLKYLVKATLAGDFLKEDIIDLEFFGDKSISDKNNPRVRVNVYNLRKKIELYYKTDGQDIQWRLIIDKGQYSVRFEKLTPNTSTLEKIKLKNVIPYLLLVALSIIFIFSNLKPEPPVVWESFFKNKKATTLIVGDVFGMTGKTITNNEGWTRDFSINSTEDYYAFMENNSELKEIIKPANYTYITSMGVIAVQHVAKLFYDLNSNFGIRFSSHISVDDLKNGNLIYVGQYINNTKLTSLFNNFNPYFKITNQHLIVSGHPNLKDTIYTTYFGKESEDFSIVSRFKGPKNNECFIFFSNHDMGVKATIEHFTDNEFLKKFNKEHMAEKDNFTAIYQVYGKDRTNLGLKSILVVPF comes from the coding sequence ATGCTTTCAGACGAAAAAAAACTTATCCTTTGTGAAAATATTATTAAAACTGAATTGTTTCAAAAGGCCCCTAAAAGCTCTGCTTTACTTAAGTATTTAGTAAAGGCAACTTTGGCTGGTGATTTCTTAAAGGAAGACATTATCGATTTAGAATTTTTTGGTGACAAATCAATATCTGACAAAAACAACCCTAGAGTACGTGTTAATGTATATAATCTTAGAAAAAAAATAGAGTTATATTACAAAACAGATGGTCAAGACATTCAATGGAGATTGATTATTGACAAAGGTCAATACAGTGTACGATTTGAAAAGCTAACCCCAAATACTTCAACTTTAGAAAAAATTAAGTTAAAGAATGTCATTCCATATTTACTCCTAGTGGCTCTTAGTATAATTTTTATTTTTAGTAATTTAAAACCAGAACCACCTGTAGTATGGGAATCATTTTTTAAAAATAAAAAAGCAACGACCCTCATCGTAGGGGATGTTTTTGGAATGACAGGAAAAACTATTACAAATAATGAAGGCTGGACTCGTGATTTCTCCATTAATTCAACAGAAGACTATTATGCTTTTATGGAAAATAATTCAGAATTAAAAGAAATAATTAAACCTGCAAATTACACCTATATAACTAGTATGGGAGTCATAGCAGTACAACATGTGGCAAAATTATTTTACGATCTAAATTCCAACTTTGGTATACGTTTTTCTTCCCATATCTCTGTAGATGATTTAAAAAATGGAAACTTAATATATGTTGGCCAATATATAAATAACACCAAACTAACGTCATTATTTAATAATTTTAACCCTTATTTTAAAATTACAAATCAACATCTGATTGTCAGTGGACATCCAAATTTAAAGGATACTATTTACACCACCTACTTTGGTAAAGAAAGTGAAGATTTCTCTATTGTTTCTAGGTTTAAAGGTCCTAAAAACAATGAATGTTTTATTTTCTTCTCAAATCATGATATGGGGGTAAAAGCTACAATTGAACATTTTACAGACAACGAATTCCTGAAAAAATTTAATAAAGAGCATATGGCTGAAAAGGATAATTTCACTGCTATTTATCAGGTCTATGGTAAAGACAGGACAAACTTAGGATTAAAAAGCATACTAGTTGTACCTTTTTAA